In Elephas maximus indicus isolate mEleMax1 chromosome 7, mEleMax1 primary haplotype, whole genome shotgun sequence, the following proteins share a genomic window:
- the LOC126079003 gene encoding prostate and testis expressed protein 14-like: protein MSKRLLLLILGLSLLLDFLQALTCHKCFYVHPDGNCAHNRTYCHAMQGQQCILKKNYRGKRLHYGYQGCQLRCKRNMRSIGIYLILELFMLDGNSELELFLLVFERSHSNVYGIA from the exons ATGAGTAAACGCCTCCTGCTCCTGATTCTGGGTCTCTCCCTGCTGTTGGACTTCCTGCAAG CTCTAACTTGTCACAAGTGTTTTTATGTTCATCCTGATGGAAATTGCGCCCATAATAGAACCTACTGCCATGCCATGCAAGGACAGCAGTGCATTTTGAAGAAGAACTATCGAG GTAAACGTCTACACTATGGATACCAGGGATGTCAACTCAGGTGCAAAAGAAATATGAGGTCCATTGGAATTTATCTAA ttttggaACTATTCATGCTGGATGGGAATTCTGAACTGGAGCTTTTTCTATTGGTGTTTGAAAGAAGTCACTCCAATGTCTACGGGATTGCCTAG